From one Paramormyrops kingsleyae isolate MSU_618 chromosome 1, PKINGS_0.4, whole genome shotgun sequence genomic stretch:
- the LOC111856669 gene encoding ADP-ribosylation factor-like protein 4C, producing the protein MLGLDSAGKTTVLYRLKFNEFVNTVPTIGFNTEKIKLSNCSAKGISCHFWDVGGQEKLRPLWKSYSRCTDGIIYVVDSVDVDRLEEAKTELHKVTKFAENQGTPLLVIANKQDLPRSLPVADIEKQLALHELTPATTYHVQPACAIIGEGLYEGMDKLYEMIVKRRKSLKQKKKR; encoded by the coding sequence ATGTTGGGTCTGGACTCTGCCGGCAAAACCACGGTGCTGTACCGCTTGAAATTTAATGAGTTCGTCAACACTGTACCCACAATCGGCTTCAACACAGAAAAGATCAAGCTGAGCAACTGCAGCGCCAAGGGCATCAGCTGTCACTTCTGGGACGTGGGGGGGCAGGAGAAGCTGCGGCCCCTCTGGAAGTCCTACAGCCGCTGCACAGACGGCATCATCTATGTGGTGGACTCGGTGGACGTAGACAGGCTGGAGGAGGCCAAGACCGAGCTGCACAAAGTCACCAAATTCGCGGAGAACCAAGGAACCCCACTGCTGGTGATCGCCAACAAGCAGGACCTGCCCAGATCGCTTCCGGTGGCCGACATCGAGAAGCAGCTGGCGCTCCATGAACTCACACCGGCCACTACCTATCACGTCCAACCGGCCTGTGCCATCATCGGGGAGGGTCTATACGAGGGCATGGACAAACTATACGAAATGATTGTTAAACGGAGAAAATCgctaaaacagaaaaagaaacgATAG